The following coding sequences are from one Vibrio syngnathi window:
- the flhB gene encoding flagellar biosynthesis protein FlhB gives MAESDGQERTEDATPKRLQQAKEKGQVARSKELASASVLIVGAIALMWFGESMAKALFETMQRLFSLSREEVFDTTKLLEIAGGALVNLLFPLFLILITLFVAAVIGAAGVGGINFSMQAAMPKASKLNPLSGIKRMFGLQSWVELLKSILKVALVSGMAIYLIQASQHDLMQLSMEVYPQNIFHALDILLNFILLISCSLLIVVAIDIPFQIWQHADQLKMTKQEIKDEHKDTEGKPEVKGRIRMLQREAAQRRMMADVPQADVIVTNPEHFSVALRYKQNQDKAPVVVAKGVDHMAMKIREIARENDIYIVPAPPLARALYHTTELEQQIPDGLFTAVAQVLAYVFQLKQYRKRGGERPKLQDSNMPIPPDLRH, from the coding sequence ATGGCAGAGTCAGACGGTCAAGAACGCACGGAAGACGCCACGCCCAAACGCTTGCAACAGGCCAAAGAGAAAGGGCAGGTTGCAAGGTCAAAAGAGTTAGCGTCGGCGTCGGTACTTATTGTTGGTGCGATTGCTTTAATGTGGTTTGGTGAATCGATGGCGAAAGCTTTGTTCGAGACCATGCAACGTCTGTTTTCTCTGAGTCGGGAAGAAGTTTTTGATACCACAAAACTCCTCGAAATTGCGGGTGGCGCATTAGTGAACCTGTTGTTCCCGCTGTTCTTAATCCTGATAACCTTATTTGTTGCTGCCGTCATTGGTGCGGCGGGTGTCGGGGGGATTAATTTCTCTATGCAGGCGGCGATGCCTAAGGCGTCTAAGCTAAACCCACTCAGTGGTATTAAGCGTATGTTTGGCCTGCAGAGTTGGGTTGAACTGTTGAAATCTATCTTGAAAGTGGCACTTGTTTCGGGAATGGCCATCTATCTTATTCAAGCTTCTCAACACGATTTAATGCAACTGAGCATGGAGGTATACCCACAGAATATCTTCCACGCTTTAGATATCTTGCTTAATTTTATTCTGCTGATCAGCTGCTCTTTACTTATCGTGGTGGCGATTGATATCCCGTTCCAGATTTGGCAACACGCCGATCAGCTGAAGATGACCAAACAAGAAATTAAAGATGAACACAAAGATACTGAAGGTAAGCCTGAAGTTAAGGGCCGCATTCGTATGTTGCAAAGAGAAGCTGCCCAGCGCCGTATGATGGCTGACGTACCTCAAGCGGATGTGATTGTGACCAACCCGGAGCATTTCTCGGTGGCTCTACGCTATAAGCAGAATCAAGACAAAGCCCCCGTTGTAGTTGCGAAAGGTGTTGATCATATGGCAATGAAGATTCGTGAAATTGCCCGTGAAAATGACATCTATATTGTTCCTGCGCCACCATTGGCTAGGGCGCTTTATCACACTACCGAACTAGAACAACAAATTCCTGACGGTCTGTTTACAGCAGTTGCTCAAGTGCTTGCATATGTGTTTCAACTGAAACAGTACCGAAAACGAGGCGGAGAGAGGCCAAAACTCCAAGATTCTAATATGCCGATCCCACCTGATTTACGACATTAG
- a CDS encoding RNA polymerase sigma factor FliA, with translation MNKALTYDQHANHNSQQAFFEKYSVLVKRIAHHLLGRLPPNVLVDDLIQAGMIGLIEAQQNYDGTKGASFETYAGIRIRGAMLDDIRRGDWVPRSVHKNNREISSAIAELEGTLNRDPSDAEVAKHMGLSLDQYHSALTDINCSKLVGIEDLGVSDDVISPNEDSQDNTPFQGVADESFRQALIDSIKQLPEREGLVLSLYYDEELNLKEIGEVLGVSESRVSQILSQSMQRLRTKLSAWTQND, from the coding sequence GTGAATAAAGCGCTTACTTACGATCAACATGCTAATCACAATAGCCAGCAGGCTTTTTTTGAGAAGTACTCTGTGTTGGTTAAGCGTATCGCTCATCATTTGTTGGGGCGATTACCGCCTAATGTATTAGTTGATGACTTGATTCAAGCCGGCATGATTGGCTTGATTGAAGCACAACAGAACTATGATGGTACCAAAGGCGCAAGCTTTGAGACGTACGCAGGTATTCGAATTCGTGGGGCAATGTTGGATGACATTCGCCGCGGGGATTGGGTGCCGAGATCAGTTCATAAAAATAATCGAGAAATCAGTAGTGCAATCGCAGAATTAGAGGGCACTCTCAATCGCGATCCTAGTGACGCTGAAGTGGCAAAGCACATGGGGCTGAGTTTAGACCAGTATCACAGTGCGTTAACTGATATTAATTGCTCAAAATTGGTTGGGATAGAAGACTTAGGTGTCTCTGATGATGTAATATCTCCGAATGAAGATTCTCAAGATAATACGCCTTTTCAAGGGGTTGCTGATGAATCATTCCGCCAAGCTTTGATCGACTCGATAAAACAGCTTCCGGAAAGGGAAGGCCTCGTGCTTTCGCTTTATTACGACGAAGAACTCAATTTAAAAGAGATTGGGGAAGTATTAGGTGTCAGCGAATCTCGTGTCAGCCAAATACTAAGCCAATCTATGCAGCGTTTACGCACTAAATTAAGTGCTTGGACACAGAACGACTAA
- the flhF gene encoding flagellar biosynthesis protein FlhF — protein MKIKRFFAKDMRTALLQVKEELGSEAVIMSNKKVAGGVEIVAAIDGESSPSTASPRLNKPKQPTQSQYTQMTESKVPAGRRQLDDDKVSIQPNAEGGRSMTKRFANMLKQYSHGAEDEQQHRAENEDSLSALLNRQSSKGHQPQSSQHSSGSLDSTFARETGLSKLIAEDRRVERPAPRLDPTRYDRGRENTQSKGSDTEMETMRDEMTSIRRLLEHQVSGLMWQEVERREPLRAMLIKRLERMGVSAELADQMACYIPEDTKPARAWKALLALVADQISVTQKDILKRGGIVALLGPTGVGKTTTVAKLAARAAMEYGADNVALVTTDTYRIGAHEQLSIYGRIMGCPVRVAKDSSELADVIYQLRNRRLILVDTAGMGQRDVRLSEQLDTLMQESGSVINSYLVLPATAQRKVLQETIEHFRRIPLSGCILTKLDESLSLGEFISVVIQNALPVAYIANGQRVPEDIVIAQPKYMIAKANELLEKSTENEPHYWNSDSEGL, from the coding sequence TTGAAAATTAAACGATTTTTTGCAAAAGACATGCGAACAGCTCTGCTCCAAGTTAAAGAAGAACTTGGCTCAGAAGCGGTGATCATGTCTAACAAAAAGGTCGCAGGTGGCGTGGAAATTGTTGCCGCTATTGATGGCGAATCCAGCCCATCGACAGCGAGCCCTAGACTCAATAAACCTAAGCAGCCTACGCAAAGCCAGTACACCCAAATGACTGAGTCAAAAGTACCAGCTGGGCGTCGTCAATTAGATGATGACAAGGTTAGTATCCAACCTAATGCTGAAGGCGGACGCTCAATGACCAAGCGCTTTGCGAACATGCTAAAGCAATACAGTCATGGTGCAGAAGATGAGCAACAACATCGCGCTGAAAACGAAGACTCGCTATCAGCATTGCTCAATCGCCAGTCAAGTAAGGGTCATCAACCTCAGAGTAGCCAACATTCTAGCGGCAGCCTCGACTCGACTTTTGCTCGTGAAACGGGTTTATCTAAATTGATTGCCGAAGATCGCAGAGTAGAGCGTCCAGCACCTCGCTTAGATCCTACCCGTTATGATCGTGGTCGAGAGAATACTCAGTCCAAAGGTTCAGATACTGAAATGGAAACGATGCGAGATGAGATGACTTCAATTCGTCGTCTGTTAGAGCATCAAGTGTCAGGTTTAATGTGGCAAGAAGTTGAGCGTCGTGAACCGCTCAGAGCCATGCTTATTAAGCGTCTTGAGCGTATGGGTGTATCTGCAGAATTAGCCGATCAAATGGCTTGCTATATTCCTGAAGATACCAAACCAGCACGAGCATGGAAGGCTTTGTTAGCACTGGTTGCTGACCAAATCTCTGTAACACAAAAAGATATTTTAAAACGCGGCGGTATTGTGGCCTTACTAGGCCCGACTGGCGTAGGTAAAACAACGACTGTTGCTAAGCTCGCAGCCCGCGCAGCAATGGAGTACGGTGCAGACAACGTTGCACTTGTGACAACGGACACATATCGCATAGGTGCACATGAGCAGTTATCGATTTATGGTCGAATTATGGGGTGTCCTGTAAGAGTTGCTAAAGATTCTAGTGAATTGGCCGATGTAATATATCAGTTACGTAATCGTCGCCTGATTCTAGTCGATACTGCAGGTATGGGACAACGAGATGTTCGCCTATCTGAGCAGTTAGACACATTGATGCAAGAGAGTGGTTCCGTTATCAATAGTTACCTTGTGTTACCCGCAACCGCGCAACGCAAAGTACTACAAGAAACCATTGAACACTTTAGAAGAATCCCGCTGTCGGGATGTATCCTGACGAAGCTGGATGAATCGCTTAGTTTGGGTGAGTTCATCAGTGTGGTAATACAAAATGCATTACCAGTTGCTTATATAGCAAATGGTCAACGAGTTCCTGAAGATATCGTTATCGCTCAGCCAAAGTACATGATTGCTAAGGCCAATGAGTTATTAGAAAAATCGACAGAGAATGAACCTCATTACTGGAATAGCGATTCTGAAGGGCTCTAG
- the cheY gene encoding chemotaxis response regulator CheY, protein MKILIVDDFSTMRRIVKNLLRDLGFNNTQEADDGLTALPMLKKGEFDFVVTDWNMPGMQGIDLLKHVRADAELKHLPVLMITAEAKREQIIEAAQAGVNGYIVKPFTAATLKEKLDKIFERL, encoded by the coding sequence ATGAAAATTCTCATTGTTGATGACTTTTCAACGATGCGCCGAATTGTTAAAAACCTACTTCGTGATTTAGGTTTCAACAACACTCAAGAAGCAGACGATGGCTTGACCGCGTTACCTATGCTGAAAAAAGGCGAATTTGATTTCGTGGTAACTGACTGGAACATGCCGGGTATGCAAGGTATTGATCTTCTAAAACACGTCCGTGCAGACGCTGAACTTAAGCACCTTCCAGTGCTTATGATCACAGCAGAAGCTAAGCGTGAGCAGATCATTGAAGCAGCGCAAGCGGGTGTTAATGGTTACATTGTGAAGCCGTTCACTGCCGCAACTCTAAAAGAGAAACTCGACAAGATTTTTGAGCGTTTATAA
- the flhA gene encoding flagellar biosynthesis protein FlhA yields the protein MKFSLPFADKLPKIPNRAMPAIGAPVMVLATLAMVVLPIPAFLLDMFFTFNIALSMVVLLVSVYTRRPLDFAAFPTVLLIATLLRLALNVASTRVVLLHGHEGGDAAGNVIEAFGNVVIGGNYAVGLVVFLILMIINFMVVTKGAGRISEVSARFTLDALPGKQMAIDADLNAGLIDQDQARTRRFEVTKEADFYGSMDGASKFVKGDAIAGILILFINIIGGLSIGMAQFDLGFGEAIEIYTLLTIGDGLVAQIPSLLLSIAAAMMVTRQNTDEDMGEQLVFQMFDNPKALMITAAILGIMGIVPGMPHFSFLSLAAVAGAGAYFIDKKNKAKVEEKNLPATANANGDKPASQKELSWDDVQPVDIIGLEVGYRLIPLVDRDQGGELLERVKGVRKKLSQDFGFLIPAVHIRDNLELTPNSYRITLMGVAVGEAEIKPDMELAINPGQVYGMIDGEPTIDPAFGLEAVWIREEQREHAQALGYTVVDSSTVLATHLSQQLTNNASQLIGHEEVQNLLEMLSRSTPKLVEGFVPDQLQLGVVVKVLQNLLNEAIPIRDIRTIVQTLSEYSSKSQEPDILTAAVRISLKRLIVQEINGIEPELPVITLIPELEQILHQTMQASGGESAGIEPGLAERLQTSLSNATQEQELKGEPAVLLTSGVLRSTLAKFVKNTIPSLRVLSYQEIPDEKQIRIVQAVGN from the coding sequence ATGAAATTCTCCCTGCCTTTTGCGGACAAGCTGCCTAAAATTCCTAATCGTGCAATGCCTGCAATTGGCGCGCCCGTTATGGTACTTGCAACGCTCGCTATGGTGGTGTTGCCAATACCAGCCTTCTTGTTGGATATGTTCTTCACTTTCAACATTGCACTGTCTATGGTTGTGTTACTGGTTTCGGTTTATACCCGCAGGCCTTTGGACTTCGCTGCATTCCCGACCGTACTTCTGATTGCGACTCTACTTCGATTGGCTTTGAACGTTGCTTCGACACGTGTGGTATTACTCCATGGTCACGAAGGTGGTGACGCGGCCGGTAACGTTATTGAAGCCTTCGGTAACGTGGTTATCGGCGGTAACTACGCGGTAGGTCTAGTGGTGTTTTTGATTTTGATGATCATCAACTTCATGGTTGTAACCAAAGGTGCGGGTCGTATTTCGGAAGTCAGTGCGCGTTTCACCCTAGATGCCCTACCGGGTAAACAGATGGCAATCGATGCCGACTTGAATGCGGGTTTGATCGACCAAGATCAAGCTCGTACACGACGTTTTGAAGTGACCAAAGAGGCCGACTTCTACGGCTCGATGGACGGTGCATCTAAGTTTGTAAAAGGCGATGCGATCGCTGGTATCTTGATCTTATTCATCAACATCATTGGCGGCTTGAGTATCGGTATGGCTCAGTTTGACCTTGGTTTTGGTGAAGCCATTGAAATCTATACGCTACTGACTATCGGTGACGGTCTGGTTGCACAAATTCCATCGCTGCTACTTTCTATTGCTGCGGCGATGATGGTGACGCGTCAAAATACCGATGAAGACATGGGCGAACAACTTGTCTTCCAAATGTTCGATAATCCCAAAGCCCTAATGATCACTGCCGCTATCCTCGGCATTATGGGTATTGTTCCTGGTATGCCACATTTCTCATTCTTGAGCCTTGCTGCTGTAGCGGGAGCCGGTGCTTACTTTATCGATAAAAAGAACAAGGCAAAGGTAGAAGAGAAAAATCTACCTGCAACCGCTAATGCCAATGGTGATAAGCCCGCATCGCAAAAAGAACTGTCTTGGGATGATGTTCAACCCGTAGATATTATTGGTCTCGAAGTGGGGTATCGCTTGATTCCTTTGGTTGATAGAGACCAAGGTGGTGAGTTGCTTGAGCGCGTGAAAGGTGTACGGAAAAAGCTGTCTCAAGATTTTGGTTTCTTGATTCCAGCCGTACACATTCGCGATAACCTAGAACTGACACCAAACAGCTATCGAATTACCCTGATGGGGGTTGCGGTTGGTGAGGCTGAAATTAAACCGGACATGGAGCTCGCTATTAACCCTGGCCAAGTCTACGGAATGATAGATGGAGAGCCGACGATTGATCCTGCCTTTGGTCTTGAAGCTGTCTGGATTCGTGAAGAGCAGCGTGAACACGCACAAGCCTTAGGTTATACCGTTGTAGACTCTTCAACCGTACTTGCCACACACCTTAGCCAGCAGTTAACGAATAACGCTTCACAGTTGATTGGCCACGAAGAAGTTCAAAACTTACTTGAGATGCTTAGCCGATCAACACCTAAGTTGGTGGAAGGTTTTGTACCGGATCAATTACAGCTTGGTGTGGTTGTAAAAGTTCTGCAAAACCTACTAAATGAAGCGATTCCAATTCGTGATATTCGAACCATTGTTCAAACTTTGTCGGAGTACTCTTCTAAGAGTCAAGAACCTGACATATTAACTGCAGCTGTTCGTATCTCACTAAAACGACTAATTGTTCAAGAAATCAATGGTATAGAGCCGGAATTGCCAGTTATAACCTTAATTCCTGAGTTGGAACAAATCTTGCATCAAACCATGCAGGCATCCGGCGGAGAATCTGCTGGTATTGAACCTGGTTTAGCCGAACGTTTACAGACCTCACTTAGTAATGCGACACAAGAGCAAGAACTGAAAGGTGAGCCAGCGGTATTATTGACCTCTGGTGTTTTACGCTCGACTTTGGCTAAGTTCGTGAAAAACACGATTCCAAGCTTGAGAGTATTATCTTACCAAGAGATACCAGACGAAAAGCAGATACGCATAGTACAAGCTGTTGGTAATTAA
- a CDS encoding protein phosphatase CheZ has protein sequence MISLEQAKKLVELLENDEQQGADSLVRSIYEDNFNLQDNPMLQEIGSLTRDLHDSLTQFNFDERINVIANDEIPDARDRLQYVIDKTEVAANKTMDAVDRCMPIATNLHECLLQVRPQWNELMHGRIELVTFKALCHRIDGLLVQVEGDSTELRGQLTEILMAQDFQDLTGQIISKVITLVNEVEGRLVEILTVFGANQIEPTPETEKKASIAPEGPIMNPEAREDAVASQDEVDDLLSSLGF, from the coding sequence ATGATTTCATTAGAACAAGCAAAAAAATTAGTAGAGCTGCTTGAAAACGACGAGCAGCAAGGTGCTGATTCTCTTGTTAGAAGCATTTATGAAGATAATTTTAATCTTCAAGATAACCCAATGCTTCAAGAAATAGGCAGTCTGACTCGTGACCTCCATGATTCTTTGACACAATTCAACTTTGACGAGCGTATTAACGTTATCGCAAATGATGAAATCCCTGATGCCAGGGATCGCCTTCAGTATGTCATTGATAAAACGGAAGTTGCGGCGAACAAGACGATGGACGCTGTCGATCGTTGTATGCCAATTGCAACTAATTTACACGAGTGTTTACTTCAAGTAAGGCCTCAATGGAATGAACTGATGCATGGCCGCATTGAGCTGGTAACATTTAAAGCTTTATGCCACCGCATTGATGGATTACTTGTCCAAGTAGAAGGCGATAGTACTGAACTACGTGGACAACTGACTGAAATCTTGATGGCTCAGGATTTCCAAGATTTAACTGGGCAGATTATTAGCAAAGTTATTACCTTGGTGAATGAGGTTGAAGGACGTCTGGTAGAGATCCTCACCGTATTCGGTGCGAATCAAATAGAACCAACACCAGAGACAGAGAAGAAAGCATCTATTGCTCCTGAGGGTCCGATTATGAACCCAGAAGCTCGTGAAGATGCTGTTGCATCTCAAGATGAAGTCGACGATTTGTTATCCAGTCTTGGATTTTAA
- a CDS encoding chemotaxis protein CheA encodes MSYDLDEDILQDFLVEAGEILELLSEQLVELENNPDDKELLNAIFRGFHTVKGGAGFLALTELVDTCHGAENVFDILRNGQRSVTSGLMDTMLQALDTVNVQFKAVQDEEALVPADQSLLDELHRLCKPESADEVAPVEAPAPVIPEPIVAAPEPVITPEPTVESTNISASSVDDISEDEFERLLDELHGKGGSPTTSSVDTPAPAPVAPQPVAASGDITDDEFEKLLDELHGAGQSPTAASSTPPPPPPVAPVAKAPVKSEGDDLMTDAEFESLLDQLHGSGNGPSIEELDAATKPVQAKPEPVAPKVAPKPQPAPVAVKAEPKPSVPAKAEVKAPAKKQQAEATVRVDTSTLDTIMNMVGELVLVRNRLVSLGLNSNDEEMSKAVSNLDVVTADLQGAVMKTRMQPIKKVFGRFPRVVRDLARTLQKDIVLEMRGEETDLDKNLVEALADPLIHLVRNSVDHGIEMPDDRVAAGKSKTGKVILSASQEGDHIELAIVDDGGGMDPDKLRAIAVKRGLMDDDAASRLTNKECFNLIFAPGFSSKEKISDISGRGVGMDVVKTAINTLNGSIDIDSEMGQGTKITIKVPLTLAILPTLMVGVAGHPFALPLASVNEIFHLDLSRTNVVDGQLTIIVRDKSIPLFYLQNWLTPKEGLVEGRQGHGHVVIVQLGSQRVGFVVDALIGQEEVVIKPLDKLLQGTPGMAGATITSDGHIALILDVPDLLKQYAAASRI; translated from the coding sequence ATGAGCTACGATTTAGACGAAGATATTCTTCAGGACTTTTTAGTCGAAGCAGGAGAGATCCTTGAACTCCTATCAGAACAACTGGTAGAGCTAGAGAATAACCCTGACGACAAAGAACTACTAAACGCTATTTTCCGTGGTTTCCATACAGTAAAAGGTGGTGCTGGTTTCCTAGCATTGACCGAGCTGGTGGATACTTGTCATGGTGCTGAGAATGTGTTCGACATTCTAAGAAATGGCCAACGCAGCGTAACATCAGGACTGATGGATACGATGCTACAGGCTTTAGATACCGTCAATGTACAGTTTAAAGCCGTGCAAGATGAAGAAGCTTTAGTACCAGCAGACCAATCTTTACTGGATGAACTTCATCGCCTCTGTAAGCCAGAGTCAGCAGATGAAGTGGCACCAGTAGAAGCTCCAGCACCGGTTATCCCTGAGCCTATCGTTGCTGCTCCTGAGCCTGTTATTACTCCGGAACCTACTGTTGAAAGTACAAACATCAGTGCATCTTCCGTGGATGATATTTCTGAAGATGAATTTGAGCGCTTGCTTGATGAACTTCACGGTAAGGGTGGTTCACCAACGACATCTTCTGTAGACACACCAGCACCAGCACCCGTGGCACCTCAGCCAGTTGCTGCCAGTGGTGACATTACTGATGACGAATTTGAAAAGTTGTTAGATGAACTGCATGGTGCAGGTCAAAGCCCGACAGCTGCAAGCTCAACGCCACCTCCTCCTCCGCCAGTTGCTCCTGTAGCCAAAGCACCAGTTAAGTCTGAAGGCGATGACCTCATGACTGATGCTGAGTTTGAGAGTTTACTTGACCAGTTACACGGTTCAGGTAATGGCCCTTCAATTGAAGAGTTGGATGCTGCGACTAAGCCTGTTCAAGCGAAGCCCGAGCCTGTTGCGCCGAAAGTCGCTCCTAAACCACAGCCTGCTCCTGTTGCTGTAAAAGCAGAGCCTAAGCCTAGCGTACCAGCAAAAGCTGAAGTTAAAGCGCCAGCGAAGAAGCAGCAAGCTGAAGCCACAGTTCGTGTTGATACATCAACACTGGATACCATCATGAACATGGTGGGTGAGCTAGTGTTGGTTCGTAACCGCCTTGTGAGCTTAGGTTTAAACAGCAACGACGAAGAAATGTCGAAAGCTGTCTCGAACTTAGACGTAGTTACTGCTGACCTACAAGGTGCAGTAATGAAGACGCGTATGCAGCCGATCAAGAAAGTATTTGGTCGTTTCCCACGCGTTGTCCGTGACCTTGCTCGTACCTTGCAGAAAGACATCGTTCTTGAAATGCGTGGCGAAGAAACGGATCTTGATAAAAACTTAGTAGAAGCACTTGCTGATCCCCTGATTCACTTGGTGAGAAACTCTGTCGATCATGGTATCGAAATGCCAGATGATCGTGTTGCTGCGGGTAAATCTAAAACCGGTAAAGTGATTCTGTCTGCCTCTCAAGAGGGCGACCACATTGAGCTTGCTATCGTTGATGACGGTGGTGGTATGGACCCTGATAAGCTTCGTGCTATCGCGGTTAAGCGTGGTCTGATGGATGACGATGCAGCGTCTCGCCTAACAAATAAAGAGTGTTTCAATCTAATCTTTGCTCCTGGCTTTTCAAGTAAAGAAAAGATCTCAGATATCTCTGGCCGTGGTGTAGGTATGGACGTTGTGAAAACAGCGATCAACACACTGAATGGTTCAATTGATATCGATTCAGAGATGGGTCAAGGCACCAAGATTACCATTAAGGTTCCGTTGACACTTGCAATTCTACCAACCTTAATGGTCGGTGTTGCGGGTCACCCGTTCGCATTACCACTGGCATCGGTTAACGAGATCTTCCACCTAGATTTAAGCCGCACAAACGTGGTTGATGGTCAGCTGACTATCATCGTTCGCGACAAGTCTATTCCACTGTTCTACCTACAAAATTGGCTGACACCTAAAGAAGGTCTTGTTGAAGGACGTCAAGGTCATGGTCATGTTGTTATTGTGCAACTTGGTAGTCAACGTGTTGGTTTTGTCGTCGATGCGCTTATCGGCCAAGAAGAAGTGGTTATTAAGCCACTTGATAAACTTCTTCAAGGCACGCCAGGAATGGCAGGTGCGACAATTACAAGCGACGGTCACATAGCATTGATTTTAGATGTGCCGGACTTGTTGAAGCAGTACGCAGCTGCATCAAGAATTTAA
- a CDS encoding protein-glutamate methylesterase/protein-glutamine glutaminase: protein MAIKVLVVDDSSFFRRRVSEIINSEARLEVIDVAVNGKEAVEKAKQLRPDVITMDIEMPVMDGITAVREIMAASPTPILMFSSLTHDGARATLDALDAGALDFLPKKFEDIARNRDDAVALLQQRVIQIAAKRAFMRRAPVAPRTTATATASTSAPLRQPISATTPAAKPAVASTAKFRASGKKYQLTAIGTSTGGPVALQKILTRIPASYPHPIVLVQHMPATFTAAFASRLNTLCKIEVREAQDGDLLKPGVAYLAPGGKQMMIDGRPGSARLKIIDGGDRMNYKPCVDVTFGSAAKIYGDKVLSMILTGMGADGREGSRMLKTAGSTIWAQDEDSCVVYGMPQAVAKAGISTEDLPLDRVAERILVEVGLA, encoded by the coding sequence ATGGCGATTAAAGTATTAGTCGTTGATGATTCGAGCTTCTTCCGTCGACGAGTAAGCGAGATCATCAACTCGGAGGCTCGCCTAGAAGTCATCGATGTAGCAGTAAACGGTAAAGAAGCGGTTGAGAAAGCGAAACAGCTAAGACCTGACGTGATTACCATGGACATCGAAATGCCTGTCATGGACGGTATCACAGCTGTTCGCGAAATTATGGCTGCGTCTCCAACGCCTATTTTGATGTTTTCATCGTTAACGCATGATGGTGCGAGAGCTACGTTAGATGCTTTAGATGCTGGTGCTCTAGATTTCTTACCTAAGAAATTTGAAGACATCGCTCGTAACCGCGATGATGCTGTCGCATTGCTTCAACAGCGCGTGATTCAGATTGCTGCAAAGCGCGCGTTTATGCGACGTGCACCTGTTGCGCCAAGAACTACGGCAACAGCTACGGCTTCAACATCAGCGCCATTGCGCCAGCCTATTTCAGCAACAACCCCAGCGGCTAAACCCGCGGTTGCATCAACCGCGAAATTCAGAGCTTCGGGTAAAAAGTATCAATTAACTGCAATTGGTACTTCTACTGGTGGGCCAGTTGCACTACAGAAAATTTTGACACGCATCCCTGCCAGCTACCCACATCCCATTGTGTTAGTGCAGCATATGCCAGCAACGTTCACCGCTGCTTTTGCTAGCCGATTGAATACCTTGTGTAAGATTGAAGTTCGTGAAGCTCAAGACGGAGACTTGTTGAAACCTGGGGTGGCTTATCTTGCTCCAGGTGGAAAGCAAATGATGATTGATGGTCGCCCGGGTTCGGCGCGTCTGAAGATTATCGATGGTGGTGACCGAATGAACTACAAGCCTTGTGTGGATGTTACTTTTGGTTCTGCAGCTAAGATCTACGGCGATAAAGTATTGTCTATGATCTTGACCGGTATGGGTGCTGATGGTCGAGAAGGTTCTCGCATGTTAAAAACCGCGGGTTCGACCATTTGGGCGCAAGACGAAGATAGCTGTGTTGTATATGGTATGCCTCAAGCTGTAGCGAAAGCTGGCATTTCTACGGAAGACCTACCTCTAGACCGCGTTGCGGAACGGATTTTGGTTGAAGTTGGGTTAGCTTAG
- a CDS encoding MinD/ParA family protein, translating to MNENMIHDQASGLRRLTQPSLTKVIAVTGGKGGVGKSNVTLGMAICMARQGKKVMVLDADLGLANVDIMLGIRSKRNLGHVLAGECELKDAIVEGPHGIRIIPATSGTQSMTELSHAQHAGLIRAFGSLEDEMDILLVDTAAGISDMVISFSRAAQDVVVVVCDEPTSITDAYALIKLLSREHQVQRFKIVANMVRSYREGRELFAKLTLVTERFLNVSLELVACIPLDDKVRQSVKRQKIVVDAFPRSPAALAISSLANKALTWPIPKTPSGHLEFFVERLLNRTEFIEEPFGE from the coding sequence ATGAATGAGAATATGATACACGATCAAGCTAGCGGCCTCCGTCGCTTAACCCAGCCTTCACTCACGAAAGTTATTGCTGTAACGGGTGGTAAGGGAGGTGTCGGTAAATCGAATGTAACGTTAGGTATGGCTATTTGTATGGCTCGCCAAGGCAAGAAAGTCATGGTGCTGGATGCTGACTTAGGATTAGCTAACGTAGACATCATGCTCGGCATTCGTTCTAAACGAAATCTTGGGCATGTGTTGGCTGGCGAGTGTGAGCTTAAGGATGCGATTGTCGAAGGTCCGCATGGAATTAGAATAATTCCAGCGACATCGGGCACACAAAGCATGACTGAACTTTCACACGCTCAACACGCCGGGTTGATTCGTGCTTTTGGTTCGCTTGAAGACGAGATGGATATCTTGTTGGTTGATACAGCTGCGGGCATATCCGATATGGTCATCAGCTTCTCAAGAGCAGCGCAGGATGTGGTTGTGGTGGTTTGTGATGAACCAACGTCGATTACTGATGCATATGCATTGATTAAACTGCTGAGTCGAGAGCACCAAGTTCAGCGATTCAAAATTGTTGCAAATATGGTCAGAAGCTACCGCGAAGGCCGAGAATTATTTGCAAAGTTGACTTTGGTCACAGAGCGCTTCTTGAATGTGAGCCTCGAACTCGTAGCATGTATTCCTTTAGATGATAAAGTACGTCAATCAGTTAAGAGACAGAAAATCGTAGTAGATGCGTTTCCTCGCTCTCCAGCTGCATTGGCAATCAGCTCTTTGGCTAATAAGGCATTGACCTGGCCAATACCAAAAACACCAAGCGGACACTTGGAGTTTTTTGTTGAAAGGTTGCTGAACCGTACTGAATTTATAGAGGAACCATTTGGTGAATAA